A region from the Variovorax paradoxus genome encodes:
- a CDS encoding RNA polymerase sigma-70 factor, with translation MDDPTLAFDSHRRRLQGIAYRMLGSVAEAEEVVQDAWLRWHEADKAAFDRAEAWLVTVVTRLSIDRLRAAKVQREHYIGAWIPEPTLTDGPDTPEQLLERADSISVAFLAVLERLAPEARAAFLLREVFDAGYDEVARALGKTEAACRQLVHRAKAQVQEARPRFQVPRETHQRLLRAFADAAARGSLQDLKALMAEDVELIGDGGGKVQSFSKVLRGSQRLAQLYFALWRRMGASVRMELVEINGEPGLLRFLDGQLESAQTFEIEGERIVRVRVQRNPDKLARIAQLYSSK, from the coding sequence ATGGACGACCCGACCCTCGCCTTCGACAGCCACCGCCGCCGCCTGCAGGGCATCGCCTACCGCATGCTCGGGTCCGTCGCGGAAGCCGAAGAGGTGGTGCAGGACGCCTGGCTGCGCTGGCACGAGGCCGACAAGGCCGCCTTCGACCGCGCCGAAGCCTGGCTGGTCACCGTCGTCACGCGCCTGTCGATCGACCGGCTGCGCGCCGCCAAGGTCCAGCGCGAGCACTACATCGGCGCCTGGATACCCGAGCCCACGCTGACCGACGGGCCGGACACCCCGGAACAATTGCTCGAGCGCGCCGACAGCATCTCCGTTGCCTTCCTGGCCGTGCTCGAGCGCCTGGCGCCCGAGGCGCGTGCGGCCTTCCTGCTGCGCGAAGTGTTCGACGCCGGCTACGACGAAGTGGCCCGCGCGCTCGGCAAGACCGAGGCCGCCTGCCGGCAACTGGTGCACCGCGCCAAGGCACAGGTGCAGGAGGCGCGCCCGCGTTTCCAGGTGCCGCGCGAAACCCACCAGCGCCTGCTGCGCGCCTTTGCCGATGCGGCCGCGCGCGGCAGCCTGCAGGACCTGAAGGCGTTGATGGCGGAAGACGTCGAACTCATCGGCGACGGCGGCGGCAAGGTGCAGAGCTTCAGCAAGGTCCTGCGCGGCAGCCAGCGGCTCGCGCAGCTGTATTTCGCGCTCTGGCGCCGCATGGGCGCCTCGGTGCGCATGGAACTGGTGGAGATCAACGGCGAGCCGGGGCTGCTGCGCTTTCTCGACGGCCAGCTCGAATCGGCCCAGACCTTCGAGATCGAGGGCGAGCGCATCGTGCGCGTCCGCGTGCAGCGCAACCCCGACAAGCTCGCGCGCATTGCGCAGCTCTATTCGTCGAAATAA
- a CDS encoding carboxymuconolactone decarboxylase family protein, translating into MSNTIVPRLTWAKIAPKAFQAMIGVNGAIESSTLGKVLVDLVFARVSQINGCAHCLDMHVRDLRHQGEDWQRINSLPTWREVNFFSERERAALAWAETLTRLADRHEDRDAEFEALQAHFSELEIVELSIAIAQINAWNRLGVGMRSPVAAKAMP; encoded by the coding sequence ATGAGCAACACCATCGTCCCCCGCCTCACCTGGGCCAAGATCGCCCCCAAGGCCTTCCAGGCCATGATCGGCGTCAACGGCGCCATCGAGTCGAGCACGCTCGGCAAGGTGCTGGTCGACCTCGTCTTTGCCCGCGTCTCGCAGATCAACGGCTGTGCCCACTGCCTCGACATGCACGTGCGCGACCTGCGCCATCAGGGCGAGGACTGGCAGCGCATCAACAGCTTGCCGACCTGGCGCGAAGTGAATTTCTTCAGCGAACGCGAGCGCGCGGCCCTCGCCTGGGCCGAAACGCTGACCCGCCTGGCCGACCGCCACGAAGACCGCGATGCCGAGTTCGAGGCGCTCCAGGCGCATTTCAGCGAACTCGAGATCGTCGAACTCTCGATTGCCATTGCGCAGATCAACGCGTGGAACCGCCTGGGTGTCGGCATGCGCTCGCCAGTGGCGGCCAAGGCGATGCCCTGA
- the glnE gene encoding bifunctional [glutamate--ammonia ligase]-adenylyl-L-tyrosine phosphorylase/[glutamate--ammonia-ligase] adenylyltransferase gives MTASIQRGSTETNTSVNQLPATPSTEATEVAFSSYSRFVQRLRRRYAAELALLSPGAPRRESMSKAYEALRERGDGVGDALRIVRQLVMERLVTLDCDAQAPLAVVTTAVTELAEFALDVACRDACQELDAVHGAPLGPEGQRAQLWVVGMGKLGARELNVSSDIDLIYLYDLDGETRGDADGRGRLSNQEYFSRAVKRIYALVGDITEHGFVFRVDLALRPNGNSGPSVVSLDALEEYFQVQGREWERFAWMKSRVVAPRDIVAEGLAQGLRATVLPFVFRRYLDYSVFDSLRTLHRQIREQSARRSAGRPERANDVKLSRGGIREIEFTVQLLQVVRGGQFPELRTRPTLDALQRLARAGLMPQETADTLAAAYEFLRRVEHRIQYLDDQQTHVLPVADDDLRWIAQTMGYAGCCPFLEQLDTHREFVAQEFDKLLGGEKPCNGKCNGKKAAAPTDLADLLDDLPPAFADRIRNWCEQPRVLALREETRARLRQLVQRTGQWLKEPDGDGPGQTPRHVDAALRWADWIEPLLRRESYLALLVERPAVQERLLRLLGAAKWPARYLMQHPGVIDELASDEMLSGRFMAAEFERELEARHASLSRTGEADEERLLNLLRHAHHAEVFRTLARDVDGRITVEQVADDLSALADTTLRVTASWCWPHVRNRHRELPQFAIIGYGKLGGKELGYGSDLDIVFVYEDDDERAGEVYAAYVRKLINWLTVKTREGDLFEIDTALRPNGNSGLLTTSFEAYERYQLGRGSNTAWTWEHQAMTRARFISMAPTLGTGVSSLPPEGAQPALGRPGGGPGSADLGTRFDQVREAVLVAPRDHEALKAEIIAMRDKLRGARPVKAERFDVKHSPGGMVDAEFAVQFLVLSSSGEHPELIPNVGNIALLLRAELAGLLPEGIGRSAARAYRELRRVQHRARLNEEPTQVTPPALAAERDAMLALWKAVFG, from the coding sequence ATGACCGCCAGCATTCAGAGGGGTTCCACGGAAACCAACACCAGTGTGAACCAGTTGCCAGCCACGCCATCGACAGAAGCGACCGAGGTCGCGTTCTCTTCCTATTCGCGCTTCGTCCAGCGCCTGCGCCGCAGGTATGCGGCCGAGCTTGCATTGCTTTCCCCTGGCGCGCCGCGGCGCGAGTCGATGTCGAAGGCCTACGAGGCATTGCGCGAACGCGGGGACGGCGTCGGCGATGCGCTGCGCATTGTGCGGCAGTTGGTGATGGAGCGGCTTGTCACCCTCGATTGCGATGCCCAGGCGCCCCTGGCCGTGGTGACCACCGCCGTGACCGAGCTCGCGGAATTCGCGCTCGACGTCGCCTGCCGCGACGCCTGCCAGGAACTCGATGCGGTGCACGGCGCCCCGCTGGGCCCCGAAGGGCAGCGCGCGCAGCTCTGGGTGGTGGGCATGGGCAAGCTCGGTGCGCGCGAGCTCAACGTGTCGAGCGACATCGACCTGATCTACCTGTACGACCTGGACGGCGAAACCCGCGGCGACGCCGATGGCCGCGGCCGCCTGTCGAACCAGGAATATTTCTCGCGCGCCGTGAAGCGCATCTATGCGCTGGTGGGCGACATCACCGAGCACGGCTTCGTGTTCCGCGTCGACCTTGCGCTGCGGCCGAACGGCAACTCCGGGCCCAGCGTGGTGTCGCTCGACGCGCTCGAAGAATACTTTCAGGTGCAGGGCCGCGAATGGGAGCGCTTTGCCTGGATGAAGAGCCGCGTAGTGGCGCCGCGCGACATCGTCGCGGAAGGCCTTGCGCAGGGCCTGCGCGCCACGGTGCTGCCCTTCGTGTTCCGCCGCTACCTGGACTACAGCGTGTTCGATTCGCTGCGCACGCTGCACCGGCAGATCCGCGAGCAGTCGGCACGCCGCAGCGCGGGGCGGCCCGAGCGCGCCAACGACGTCAAGCTCTCGCGCGGCGGCATCCGCGAAATCGAATTCACCGTGCAGCTGCTGCAGGTGGTGCGCGGCGGCCAGTTTCCCGAACTGCGCACCCGACCCACGCTCGACGCCTTGCAGCGGCTCGCGCGCGCCGGCCTGATGCCGCAGGAAACCGCCGACACACTGGCCGCGGCCTACGAATTCCTGCGCCGCGTGGAGCACCGCATCCAGTACCTGGACGACCAGCAGACCCACGTGCTGCCGGTGGCCGACGACGACCTGCGCTGGATCGCGCAGACCATGGGCTATGCCGGCTGCTGCCCCTTCCTCGAGCAGCTCGACACGCACCGCGAGTTCGTGGCGCAGGAGTTCGACAAGCTGCTCGGCGGCGAGAAGCCCTGCAACGGCAAGTGCAACGGCAAGAAGGCCGCCGCGCCCACCGACCTGGCCGACCTGCTCGACGACCTGCCGCCGGCCTTTGCCGACCGCATCCGCAACTGGTGCGAGCAGCCCCGCGTGCTGGCCCTGCGCGAGGAAACGCGAGCACGGCTGCGCCAGCTGGTGCAGCGCACCGGGCAATGGCTGAAAGAGCCCGACGGCGACGGCCCCGGACAAACGCCGCGCCATGTGGATGCCGCACTGCGCTGGGCCGACTGGATCGAGCCGCTCCTGCGGCGCGAGAGCTACCTGGCGCTGCTGGTCGAACGGCCCGCGGTGCAGGAACGGCTGCTGCGGCTTTTGGGCGCCGCCAAGTGGCCGGCGCGCTACCTGATGCAGCACCCCGGCGTCATCGACGAACTCGCGAGCGACGAGATGCTCTCGGGCCGCTTCATGGCGGCCGAGTTCGAGCGCGAACTCGAGGCGCGCCACGCCTCGCTCAGCCGCACCGGCGAAGCCGACGAGGAGCGCCTGCTGAACCTGCTGCGCCACGCCCACCACGCCGAGGTGTTCCGCACGCTGGCGCGCGACGTGGACGGCCGCATCACCGTGGAGCAGGTGGCCGACGACCTGAGCGCGCTGGCCGACACCACCTTGCGCGTGACGGCCAGCTGGTGCTGGCCGCATGTGCGCAACCGGCACCGCGAGCTGCCGCAGTTCGCGATCATCGGCTACGGCAAGCTCGGCGGAAAAGAGCTGGGCTACGGCAGCGACCTCGACATCGTGTTCGTCTACGAAGACGACGACGAGCGCGCGGGCGAGGTCTATGCGGCCTATGTGCGCAAGCTGATCAACTGGCTCACCGTGAAGACGCGCGAGGGCGACCTGTTCGAGATCGACACCGCGCTGCGCCCCAACGGCAATTCGGGCCTGCTGACGACCAGCTTCGAGGCCTACGAGCGCTACCAATTGGGGCGCGGCAGCAACACCGCGTGGACCTGGGAGCATCAAGCCATGACGCGCGCGAGATTCATCAGCATGGCCCCCACGCTCGGCACTGGCGTGTCCTCGCTGCCCCCCGAGGGGGCGCAGCCCGCCTTGGGGCGGCCCGGCGGCGGGCCGGGCAGCGCCGATCTGGGCACACGCTTCGACCAGGTGCGCGAGGCCGTTCTGGTGGCGCCGCGCGACCACGAGGCGCTGAAGGCCGAGATCATCGCGATGCGCGACAAGCTGCGCGGCGCGCGCCCGGTGAAGGCTGAGCGCTTCGACGTCAAGCACAGCCCTGGCGGCATGGTGGATGCCGAGTTCGCGGTGCAGTTCCTGGTGCTGTCGTCGTCGGGCGAGCATCCCGAACTGATTCCGAACGTCGGCAACATCGCGCTGCTGCTGCGCGCCGAACTGGCGGGGCTGCTGCCCGAAGGCATCGGCCGCAGCGCGGCCAGGGCCTACCGCGAACTGCGCCGCGTGCAGCATCGTGCCCGCCTCAATGAAGAACCGACCCAGGTCACCCCGCCTGCATTGGCCGCCGAACGCGATGCGATGCTGGCGCTGTGGAAGGCGGTATTTGGCTGA
- a CDS encoding septal ring lytic transglycosylase RlpA family protein has translation MAERARALATPALAACAVAVAVLLAGCASGTRSGGGALGGRDGPGSNIPSDLDRVPDAEPRVETIRGSGGTSKPYTVLGRAYQPITDDRPFRESGVASWYGRKFHSASTASGEPYDMYAMTAAHKTLPLPSYARVRNPANGREVIVRVNDRGPFVDGRIIDLSYTAALKLDLLRGVAPVEIERITNEDIRTGAWRRDAGTAYASASQVAAPPPPQRVAAAPSAWAAPVAMNAAAPAGAMPVAPQTPMASMAPGATAEPVPQAAPPAPSSAAAAATEPEAAPPRQPIMVTDLAPMAPLTAPPPAPAAASTANAPSSSSAAAAGFWVQLGAFRERDGAESLQNQAARGLPALAPQLRVFSEAGTHRLQAGPFASRSAAGEAVTQLRESLRISPMVVERR, from the coding sequence TTGGCTGAGCGCGCCCGCGCCCTCGCCACCCCCGCGCTGGCTGCCTGCGCGGTGGCCGTCGCCGTCCTTCTCGCGGGCTGCGCGAGCGGCACGCGCAGCGGCGGCGGCGCACTGGGCGGCCGCGACGGCCCGGGCAGCAACATCCCCTCAGACCTCGACCGCGTGCCCGATGCCGAGCCCCGCGTCGAAACCATCCGCGGCAGCGGTGGCACCAGCAAGCCCTACACGGTGCTGGGCCGGGCCTACCAGCCGATCACCGACGACCGGCCGTTCCGCGAATCGGGCGTCGCCTCGTGGTACGGCCGCAAGTTCCACAGCGCCTCGACCGCGAGCGGCGAACCCTACGACATGTACGCCATGACGGCCGCGCACAAGACGCTGCCGCTGCCCAGCTACGCGAGGGTGCGCAACCCGGCCAACGGGCGCGAGGTGATCGTGCGCGTGAACGACCGCGGGCCCTTCGTCGACGGCCGCATCATCGACCTGAGCTACACGGCGGCGCTCAAGCTCGACCTGCTGCGCGGCGTGGCGCCGGTGGAGATCGAGCGCATCACGAACGAGGACATCCGCACGGGCGCATGGCGGCGCGATGCGGGCACGGCGTATGCCTCGGCCTCGCAGGTGGCTGCGCCGCCGCCGCCCCAGCGCGTGGCGGCCGCGCCCTCGGCCTGGGCGGCGCCGGTGGCGATGAACGCCGCAGCGCCGGCCGGGGCGATGCCGGTCGCGCCGCAAACGCCGATGGCGTCCATGGCGCCAGGGGCGACTGCCGAGCCCGTGCCGCAGGCTGCGCCGCCGGCGCCCTCGTCCGCAGCCGCAGCCGCAACCGAGCCGGAAGCGGCACCGCCCCGCCAGCCGATCATGGTCACCGACCTTGCGCCGATGGCACCACTCACGGCACCGCCGCCGGCACCCGCGGCCGCCTCGACGGCAAATGCGCCCTCTTCATCATCGGCCGCGGCAGCGGGCTTCTGGGTGCAGCTCGGCGCCTTCCGCGAGCGCGATGGCGCCGAGAGCCTGCAGAACCAGGCCGCGCGCGGCCTGCCCGCGCTGGCGCCGCAGTTGCGCGTGTTCAGCGAGGCCGGCACGCACCGCCTGCAGGCCGGCCCGTTCGCCTCGCGCAGCGCGGCCGGCGAGGCCGTCACGCAACTGCGCGAGAGCCTGCGCATCTCGCCGATGGTGGTCGAGCGCCGCTGA